In Microtus ochrogaster isolate Prairie Vole_2 chromosome 4, MicOch1.0, whole genome shotgun sequence, one genomic interval encodes:
- the Timm10 gene encoding mitochondrial import inner membrane translocase subunit Tim10 has protein sequence MDPLRAQQLAAELEVEMMADMYNRMTNACHRKCVPPHYKEAELSKGESVCLDRCVSKYLDIHERMGKKLTELSMQDEELMKRVQQSSGPA, from the exons ATGGATCCGCTTAGAGCCCAGCAGCTGGCTGCAGAGCTGGAGGTGGAGATGATGGCCGACATGTACAACAG GATGACCAATGCCTGCCACCGGAAGTGTGTGCCTCCCCACTACAAGGAAGCAGAGCTGTCCAAAGGCGAGTCTGTGTGCCTGGACCGATGTGTATCCAAGTACTTGGACATCCATGAGAGGATGGGCAAAAAGTTGACAGAGTTGTCAATGCAGGATGAAGAGCTGATGAAGAGGGTCCAGCAGAGCTCGGGGCCGGCGTGA